A single genomic interval of Hyphomicrobium methylovorum harbors:
- the ileS gene encoding isoleucine--tRNA ligase — translation MSKDVTAAGKAKAAGSAAPAEGRDWSKTLFLPQTDFPMRAGLPELEPKLLKRWDEIGLYEALRKQSMGRVKFTLHDGPPYANGHLHIGHALNKILKDLVVKSQQMLGHDSNYVPGWDCHGLPIEWKIEEQYRAKGKEKPNFLDPVAINAFRDECRKFAAYWLNVQRDEFKRLGVIGDWAHPYSTMAYNAEAIIAREIMKFAATGQLYRGSKPVMWSVVEKTALAEAEVEYQDHQSDMIWVKFPVKETAHAELKTASVVIWTTTPWTIPGNRAISYSSRIAYSLYEVTAAPENNWAKVGERYILADKLAADVMKAAKVESYEKRGDVAAGDLGKLVCAHPLASLGYDFDVPLLDGDHVTDDTGTGFVHTAPGHGADDYIIWTKNQKALRDRGIDTTVPFTVDADGVLTKSAPGFEGKRVLKENGDKGDANDAVIKALAEAGNIIARGRLKHQYPHSWRSKKPVIFRNTPQWFIRMDGASVAHGDSPAGSRSPGAGNNKPTLRQLALEEIKRVDWVPAVGENRINGMIENRPDWVVSRQRAWGVPITVFRNVETDQVIPGPDFAKSDELAARIEKAFAEKGADVWFEEGAKERFLKDIVPDAEFAKWEQVKDVLDVWFDSGSTHAFTLEDPVAFPGFKGLKRRRDGGQDRVMYLEGSDQHRGWFHSSLLESCGTRGEAPYDVVLTHGFVLDEKGQKMSKSLGNVVAPQDVMAKSGADILRLWAAASDYSDDLRIGQEILKTFSETYRKLRNTLRWMLGALAHFKADEAVAFKDMKPFELERLMLHRLAEIDHDIRKAYETYDYRRVVGLLTQFMNTELSAFYFDIRKDTLYCEAPSSLKRRAALTVVNSICDALIRWLAPILSFTAEEAWMLYRPAGEAESVHLAPFPKIPREWRDDNLAAKWDRVKDVRSVVTGALEIERANKKIGSSLEASPDVYVNDPDLMSGLEGVDMAEVCITSGISIFSTAAPDGAFTVPNEPGVGVIVKRAEGTKCARSWRITKDVGSDPAYPDLSARDAEAMREIDAEKVA, via the coding sequence ATGTCGAAGGACGTGACGGCCGCCGGAAAAGCGAAAGCGGCGGGAAGCGCGGCGCCTGCCGAAGGCCGCGACTGGAGCAAGACGCTGTTTCTCCCGCAAACGGATTTTCCGATGCGCGCGGGGCTGCCGGAGCTTGAGCCGAAGCTCTTGAAGCGCTGGGATGAGATCGGGCTCTACGAGGCGTTGCGCAAACAGTCGATGGGGCGTGTGAAGTTCACGCTGCACGATGGCCCGCCGTACGCGAACGGGCATCTTCACATCGGGCACGCGCTGAACAAGATCCTGAAGGATCTCGTGGTCAAATCGCAGCAGATGCTTGGACACGATTCGAACTATGTGCCGGGCTGGGATTGTCACGGTCTGCCGATCGAATGGAAGATTGAAGAGCAGTATCGCGCGAAGGGTAAGGAGAAGCCGAACTTCCTCGATCCGGTTGCGATCAACGCGTTTCGCGACGAGTGCCGGAAGTTCGCCGCGTACTGGCTGAACGTGCAGCGTGATGAGTTCAAGCGGCTCGGCGTCATCGGCGACTGGGCGCATCCGTATTCCACGATGGCGTATAACGCAGAAGCGATCATCGCGCGCGAAATCATGAAGTTCGCGGCGACGGGTCAGCTTTATCGTGGATCGAAACCCGTCATGTGGTCCGTCGTTGAAAAGACGGCGCTGGCGGAAGCCGAGGTCGAATATCAGGACCATCAGTCCGATATGATCTGGGTGAAGTTTCCTGTGAAGGAGACGGCGCACGCCGAACTCAAAACGGCATCGGTCGTCATCTGGACGACGACGCCGTGGACGATCCCGGGCAATCGCGCGATCAGCTATTCGTCACGGATCGCATACAGTCTTTATGAGGTAACAGCGGCGCCCGAGAATAACTGGGCGAAAGTCGGTGAGAGGTACATCCTTGCCGACAAGCTCGCTGCCGACGTGATGAAGGCTGCCAAGGTCGAGAGCTACGAGAAACGCGGCGACGTTGCTGCTGGGGATTTGGGTAAGCTTGTTTGTGCGCATCCGCTGGCGTCGCTCGGGTATGATTTCGATGTGCCGTTGCTCGACGGCGATCACGTCACTGACGATACCGGTACGGGGTTTGTGCACACGGCTCCCGGTCACGGCGCGGACGACTACATTATCTGGACCAAGAACCAGAAAGCGTTGCGCGATCGGGGCATCGACACGACCGTACCATTCACGGTCGATGCCGATGGCGTGTTGACGAAGTCGGCGCCGGGCTTCGAAGGCAAGCGCGTGCTGAAGGAGAACGGCGACAAGGGCGACGCGAACGACGCCGTCATCAAGGCGCTCGCCGAGGCTGGCAACATCATCGCGCGCGGACGGCTGAAGCATCAGTATCCGCATTCATGGCGCTCGAAGAAGCCGGTCATTTTCCGCAACACGCCGCAGTGGTTCATCAGAATGGATGGAGCTTCTGTTGCGCACGGCGACTCTCCTGCGGGGAGCCGGTCGCCGGGTGCGGGCAATAACAAGCCAACGCTGCGGCAGCTTGCGCTGGAAGAGATCAAGCGCGTCGATTGGGTGCCCGCCGTGGGTGAGAACCGTATCAACGGCATGATCGAAAACCGTCCGGACTGGGTGGTGTCGCGTCAGCGTGCCTGGGGTGTGCCGATCACGGTGTTCCGCAACGTCGAGACGGATCAGGTTATTCCCGGTCCGGACTTTGCCAAGTCAGACGAACTTGCTGCGCGTATTGAAAAGGCATTCGCCGAAAAGGGCGCGGACGTTTGGTTCGAGGAGGGCGCGAAGGAGCGCTTCCTGAAGGACATCGTGCCTGACGCTGAGTTCGCGAAGTGGGAGCAGGTTAAAGACGTGCTGGACGTGTGGTTCGATTCCGGATCGACGCACGCATTCACGCTTGAAGATCCCGTCGCGTTCCCCGGTTTCAAGGGATTGAAACGCCGTCGCGACGGCGGGCAAGATCGCGTGATGTATCTTGAAGGTTCGGACCAGCATCGCGGCTGGTTCCATTCCTCGCTGCTCGAAAGCTGCGGTACGCGCGGTGAAGCGCCCTATGATGTTGTTCTGACTCACGGCTTCGTGCTCGATGAGAAAGGGCAGAAGATGTCGAAGTCTCTCGGCAATGTCGTCGCGCCGCAGGACGTGATGGCGAAGTCGGGCGCGGATATTCTTCGACTCTGGGCCGCAGCGTCTGATTATTCAGACGATCTGCGCATCGGTCAGGAAATCCTGAAGACGTTCTCGGAAACGTACCGCAAGCTGCGCAATACGCTGCGCTGGATGCTGGGCGCGCTCGCGCATTTCAAGGCCGACGAAGCCGTTGCGTTCAAGGATATGAAGCCCTTTGAGCTTGAGCGGCTGATGCTGCACAGGCTGGCTGAGATCGACCACGATATTCGCAAGGCCTACGAGACTTACGACTATCGTCGTGTCGTTGGGCTGCTGACGCAGTTCATGAATACGGAGCTTTCGGCGTTCTATTTCGACATCCGAAAGGACACGCTTTACTGCGAAGCACCGTCGAGCTTGAAGCGCCGCGCGGCGTTGACGGTCGTCAATTCGATTTGCGACGCGCTCATCCGGTGGTTGGCGCCGATCCTGTCGTTCACTGCGGAAGAAGCCTGGATGCTTTATCGCCCGGCCGGCGAAGCCGAGAGTGTGCATCTCGCTCCGTTCCCGAAGATCCCGCGCGAGTGGCGAGACGACAATCTTGCGGCCAAGTGGGATCGCGTGAAGGATGTGCGCAGCGTCGTGACGGGTGCACTCGAGATCGAGCGGGCGAACAAGAAAATCGGCTCTTCGCTTGAGGCGTCTCCGGACGTGTACGTCAACGATCCCGATCTGATGTCGGGGCTCGAAGGCGTCGACATGGCAGAAGTCTGCATCACGTCGGGCATCTCGATTTTCTCGACGGCGGCGCCGGACGGAGCGTTCACGGTTCCGAACGAGCCGGGCGTTGGCGTCATCGTCAAACGCGCCGAAGGCACGAAATGCGCGCGTTCGTGGCGCATCACGAAGGACGTTGGTAGCGATCCCGCATATCCCGACCTTTCCGCGCGTGACGCTGAAGCGATGCGCGAGATCGATGCTGAGAAAGTCGCGTGA
- the lspA gene encoding signal peptidase II, translating to MTDKPEASAARGWFWSQHAPMALMLILATIAVDQLHKWWMIFVYDIEGKGRVTVTPFLDLIYVKNIGISYSLFNQESAAGQWLLAGFAVLASAGLWLWLNRSGGGRLMAAGLALIIGGAIGNAIDRLHLGGVADFFSMHAFGYHWYVFNIADVAIVAGVAALLYESFRGESH from the coding sequence ATGACCGACAAGCCTGAGGCGAGCGCAGCGCGCGGATGGTTCTGGAGCCAGCACGCGCCGATGGCGTTGATGCTGATTCTGGCGACCATCGCCGTCGATCAACTGCACAAGTGGTGGATGATTTTCGTCTACGATATCGAGGGCAAGGGCCGTGTAACGGTGACGCCGTTTCTCGATCTCATCTACGTGAAGAACATCGGCATCAGCTATTCGCTGTTCAATCAGGAATCGGCGGCGGGCCAGTGGCTGCTGGCGGGATTTGCGGTGCTTGCGAGCGCTGGATTGTGGTTGTGGCTCAACCGCTCAGGCGGTGGCCGGCTGATGGCGGCGGGGTTGGCGCTCATCATTGGCGGTGCGATCGGCAATGCGATCGATCGGCTGCATCTTGGGGGCGTGGCGGACTTCTTCTCAATGCATGCCTTTGGGTATCATTGGTATGTCTTCAACATCGCAGATGTAGCGATCGTTGCTGGCGTAGCGGCCCTGCTGTATGAGTCCTTCAGGGGCGAGTCGCATTAG
- a CDS encoding M16 family metallopeptidase yields the protein MTIFSRGVAAGHRFAAALRISFGAVAFASVAGLSISSPAAAMNIQKITSPGGIEAWLVEEHGVPLISMRYAFEGGSSQDPEGKPGVANFITAMMDEGAGDLSSAEFQERMEDISMRMRYDDSKDSLYGSFETLTANRDKGVELLKLSVQKPRFDAEAVDRIRQQLVANLLYADKDPEKVAMREWYAQAFAGHPYARPSNGTPESVAKITGADLAAYHKRVFARDNLKVVAVGDITAADLGKMLDEVFGGLPAKSDLYPVGKTTPVAGNQRVIDMAVPQSVAVFGLGAMERNDPDFMAAFIVNHILGGGGFSAKLMEEVREKRGLAYSVYTFLQPDRFTSILVGSVATKNASMAESLDIIRKEMAKMAKDGPTQADLDAAKSYLTGSYALRFDTNSKIASQLLGLMQEGFGPDYVENRNKLIEAVTLEDAKRVAARLLKPDDLIVTIVGQPVGVSSNAPAALRPASAGASRRG from the coding sequence ATGACAATCTTTTCGCGCGGAGTTGCTGCGGGCCACCGTTTCGCGGCAGCTTTGCGGATCTCCTTCGGCGCCGTTGCGTTTGCATCGGTCGCTGGTCTCTCCATCAGCAGTCCGGCAGCAGCAATGAACATTCAAAAAATTACGTCGCCCGGAGGCATCGAAGCCTGGCTCGTAGAAGAGCACGGCGTGCCACTTATCTCGATGCGATACGCGTTCGAAGGCGGCAGCAGTCAGGATCCGGAAGGAAAGCCGGGCGTTGCCAATTTCATTACGGCGATGATGGATGAAGGCGCGGGCGATTTGAGCTCGGCCGAGTTTCAGGAACGCATGGAAGATATCTCCATGCGTATGCGCTACGACGACTCGAAGGATTCGCTGTACGGATCCTTTGAAACCCTGACGGCGAACCGCGACAAGGGCGTCGAGCTGCTGAAGCTCTCGGTGCAAAAGCCCAGGTTTGATGCCGAAGCAGTCGATCGTATCCGCCAGCAGCTCGTTGCTAATCTGCTTTACGCCGACAAGGACCCTGAGAAGGTTGCCATGCGCGAATGGTATGCGCAGGCATTTGCGGGCCATCCCTATGCGCGGCCTTCGAATGGCACACCGGAATCTGTTGCGAAGATCACGGGCGCGGATCTTGCCGCTTATCACAAGCGCGTTTTCGCGCGCGACAATCTGAAGGTTGTTGCGGTCGGAGACATTACGGCGGCTGATCTCGGCAAGATGCTGGATGAGGTCTTCGGCGGGCTTCCGGCAAAATCCGATCTTTATCCAGTCGGTAAGACGACACCTGTTGCCGGTAATCAGCGTGTGATCGATATGGCGGTTCCGCAGTCGGTTGCGGTGTTCGGACTTGGCGCGATGGAGCGCAATGACCCGGACTTCATGGCCGCGTTTATCGTCAATCACATTCTTGGTGGCGGCGGATTTTCCGCGAAGCTGATGGAAGAGGTTCGCGAGAAGCGCGGGCTTGCTTACTCGGTTTACACGTTCCTGCAGCCCGATCGGTTTACGTCGATCCTTGTTGGTAGCGTCGCGACGAAGAATGCGTCTATGGCGGAAAGCCTCGACATTATCCGCAAGGAAATGGCGAAGATGGCCAAGGATGGTCCGACACAAGCGGATCTCGATGCCGCGAAGTCGTATCTGACGGGATCTTATGCTCTGCGGTTCGATACAAATTCGAAAATCGCGTCGCAGCTTCTGGGATTGATGCAGGAAGGGTTCGGCCCGGATTATGTTGAAAATCGCAATAAGCTGATCGAGGCTGTGACGCTGGAGGATGCCAAGCGCGTGGCGGCCCGGCTTCTGAAGCCGGACGACCTGATCGTCACGATCGTTGGGCAACCGGTTGGGGTGTCCTCGAACGCACCCGCAGCGTTGCGACCGGCCAGCGCCGGTGCCTCGCGACGCGGATAA
- a CDS encoding glucose-6-phosphate isomerase, translating into MQDGQNDVSGFKQNIDGCLDAVIGEHGLSRETLQSWLKRMGPHVEALKNDYREERLGLLRIAEETADIDAAEAALARLSVGAQTIVFFGTGGSSLGGQTLAQLAGWKIPGVATEGQKSRPRTRFYDNLDGRTLEGVLNTLDLRTTRFIVTSKSGGTAETLAQAIAALSAVKAAGLEAEIPKLFLGITEPDKPGKANGLRALFSRFNIPMLEHHTGIGGRFSCLTNVGLMPAIARGLDVRAIRAGAKSVIDALLAAKSAEDFQPAVGAATAVALSKEKGIKTLVLMPYTDRLGRLSAWFVQLWAESLGKGGEGTTPVGALGPLDQHSQLQLFMDGPREHYITILRVPSAGVGPKIDKELAQLAGADMLGGHAIGDIVEAQAHAVPDALAQAQRPVRTIDVAKLDEKTLGALLMHFMIETILAGRLLGLDPFDQPAVELAKVLTRERLASGA; encoded by the coding sequence ATGCAAGACGGGCAGAACGACGTAAGCGGGTTCAAGCAAAATATCGACGGATGTCTCGATGCGGTGATTGGCGAACACGGCCTTTCCCGCGAGACGCTGCAGTCGTGGCTGAAGCGCATGGGGCCGCATGTCGAAGCGCTGAAGAACGACTATCGCGAAGAGCGTCTCGGTCTTCTGCGGATCGCGGAAGAGACTGCTGACATTGATGCGGCGGAAGCGGCGCTCGCGCGTCTTTCGGTCGGCGCGCAGACGATCGTGTTCTTCGGCACCGGTGGATCGAGCCTTGGCGGGCAGACGCTGGCGCAGCTTGCGGGCTGGAAAATTCCCGGCGTCGCGACGGAAGGACAGAAGTCTCGTCCCCGCACACGTTTTTATGACAACCTCGATGGGCGGACGCTTGAAGGCGTTTTGAACACGCTCGATCTCAGGACGACACGCTTTATCGTCACGTCCAAGTCGGGTGGTACGGCCGAAACGCTGGCGCAGGCCATTGCTGCGCTGAGTGCGGTGAAGGCCGCGGGGCTGGAAGCTGAAATTCCCAAACTTTTTCTCGGCATTACGGAACCCGATAAGCCCGGCAAAGCGAACGGGCTTCGGGCATTGTTCTCGCGCTTCAACATTCCAATGCTTGAGCATCACACAGGTATCGGCGGGCGTTTCTCCTGCCTGACGAATGTCGGCCTGATGCCCGCGATTGCACGCGGGCTCGATGTGCGCGCGATCCGTGCTGGTGCGAAGAGTGTGATCGATGCGCTGCTTGCCGCAAAGTCTGCGGAAGATTTTCAGCCTGCTGTCGGCGCCGCAACCGCCGTCGCGTTATCGAAGGAAAAAGGCATCAAGACACTCGTTCTGATGCCTTACACGGATCGTCTTGGCCGGCTTTCGGCTTGGTTCGTGCAGCTCTGGGCGGAAAGTCTGGGCAAGGGCGGCGAGGGCACAACGCCTGTCGGAGCGCTCGGTCCTCTCGATCAGCACAGTCAGCTTCAGCTTTTCATGGATGGGCCGCGCGAGCATTACATCACCATCCTGCGCGTGCCGAGCGCCGGAGTGGGGCCGAAGATCGATAAGGAACTGGCGCAGCTTGCGGGCGCCGACATGCTCGGTGGGCATGCCATCGGCGATATCGTCGAGGCTCAGGCACACGCGGTTCCGGACGCCCTTGCTCAAGCTCAGCGGCCTGTTCGGACAATCGACGTTGCAAAACTCGATGAAAAAACCCTCGGCGCGCTGCTGATGCACTTTATGATCGAGACGATTCTCGCGGGCCGTTTGCTCGGTCTCGATCCGTTCGATCAGCCCGCCGTCGAGCTCGCGAAAGTCCTCACACGGGAGCGCCTCGCGTCGGGCGCTTGA
- the bfr gene encoding bacterioferritin, whose product MKGNKEVITRLNEALKLELGAINQYWLHYRLLDNWGFKKLAKKERKESIEEMEHADRLVDRIIFLDGHPNLQHVAPLMIGESLKEVLECDLKGEHIARDHYKKSREICREQGDYVSMDLFEDLLKDEESHIDFLETQLDLIGRIGIENYGQLNAESADEGGDH is encoded by the coding sequence ATGAAGGGCAACAAAGAGGTCATCACCCGTCTCAACGAGGCGCTAAAGCTCGAACTGGGAGCGATCAACCAGTATTGGTTGCATTACCGCCTTCTAGACAACTGGGGATTTAAGAAACTCGCCAAGAAAGAGCGCAAGGAATCCATCGAGGAGATGGAGCACGCGGACCGCCTCGTGGACCGCATCATCTTCCTGGACGGCCATCCGAACCTCCAGCACGTTGCCCCGCTGATGATCGGCGAGAGCCTCAAGGAAGTCCTCGAGTGCGATCTGAAGGGTGAGCACATCGCCCGCGATCACTACAAGAAGTCGCGCGAGATCTGCCGCGAGCAGGGCGACTACGTCTCGATGGATCTCTTTGAAGACCTCCTGAAGGACGAAGAAAGCCACATCGACTTCTTGGAAACGCAGCTCGACCTGATCGGCCGGATCGGCATTGAGAACTATGGCCAGCTGAACGCTGAAAGCGCCGACGAGGGCGGCGACCACTAA
- the mutL gene encoding DNA mismatch repair endonuclease MutL produces the protein MTIRQLSPETVNRIAAGEVVERPASVVKELVENAIDAGASQIEVVVSGGGLSLIRVTDDGHGMTADDLALAVERHATSKLDEEDLFDIRSLGFRGEALPSIGSIAHLEIKSRARTAEHGFAIGVVRGAKAAIRPTAVNSGTIVEVRDLFSATPARLKFLKSERAETMAVTDVVRRLAMAHPDVGFTLQTGEKRPTVYARAARSSSAWLERVGAVMGREFMTDALEVSGGGSNASGPMRLFGFIGLPTLHRADSMQQFLFVNGRPVRDKLLIGAVRAAYGDLIPRGRSPLLALFLDVTPSDVDVNVHPAKAEVRFRDSGRVRGLMIGAMAEALAAAGHRSSAKGGVLTVDSFSTGVLPSAPTPSGPAFDGFAAAVQTPFAGVDVPSGDVREPDAMRAGETAIDQPLGAVRAQVHENYIVAQTRDGLVIVDQHAAHERLVYERMKSALSNGGVARQGLLIPAIVTLDADDAELLVGRADELAELGLVLEGFGEGAVAVRETPALLGETDIDGLVRDLAAEIRADGTARSLKDRLDSIASRMACHGSVRSGRRLTVEEMNALLRQMEATPYSGQCNHGRPTYVALKLSDIERLFGRR, from the coding sequence GTGACGATCCGGCAGCTCAGCCCCGAAACCGTCAACCGCATTGCAGCGGGCGAGGTGGTGGAGCGCCCGGCGAGTGTCGTGAAGGAACTCGTCGAAAACGCGATCGACGCTGGCGCGAGCCAAATCGAAGTTGTGGTCAGCGGCGGCGGGCTTTCGCTTATTCGCGTAACCGACGACGGTCATGGCATGACCGCGGACGATCTGGCGCTCGCAGTTGAACGGCACGCGACGTCGAAGCTCGACGAAGAAGATCTGTTCGACATTCGCTCGCTTGGTTTTCGCGGTGAGGCGTTGCCGTCAATCGGTTCGATTGCGCATCTCGAAATCAAGTCACGCGCACGGACTGCGGAGCATGGATTTGCAATCGGTGTGGTGCGCGGAGCAAAAGCGGCCATTCGCCCGACAGCGGTGAATAGCGGCACGATTGTCGAGGTTCGCGATCTCTTTTCGGCGACACCGGCGCGGCTCAAGTTTCTGAAATCTGAGCGTGCTGAAACGATGGCTGTAACGGATGTCGTGCGGCGCCTTGCGATGGCGCATCCCGATGTCGGGTTTACGCTGCAAACGGGCGAGAAGCGGCCAACGGTTTATGCGCGCGCCGCGCGATCATCGTCCGCATGGCTCGAGCGGGTCGGCGCAGTGATGGGGCGCGAGTTCATGACCGATGCGCTCGAAGTGTCGGGCGGTGGAAGCAATGCTTCGGGGCCGATGCGTTTGTTCGGCTTCATCGGTCTACCGACGCTGCATCGTGCCGACAGCATGCAGCAGTTCCTATTCGTCAACGGGCGTCCGGTGAGGGACAAGCTGCTGATCGGCGCGGTGCGTGCGGCTTACGGCGATCTCATTCCGCGCGGGCGTTCGCCGTTGCTCGCGTTGTTCCTTGATGTGACGCCCTCAGACGTGGACGTGAATGTGCATCCGGCCAAGGCGGAGGTGCGCTTTCGCGATTCTGGGCGCGTGCGCGGGTTGATGATCGGCGCGATGGCAGAAGCGCTCGCTGCGGCGGGTCATCGTTCTTCCGCGAAAGGTGGTGTTCTGACGGTCGATAGTTTTTCGACCGGCGTTCTGCCGAGCGCTCCAACGCCTTCGGGGCCAGCGTTTGATGGCTTTGCCGCAGCGGTTCAGACGCCGTTTGCAGGCGTTGATGTTCCGAGTGGGGATGTGCGTGAGCCGGATGCGATGCGCGCGGGAGAGACAGCGATCGATCAGCCGCTCGGCGCGGTTCGTGCGCAGGTGCACGAGAATTATATCGTTGCGCAGACGCGGGATGGGCTCGTTATCGTCGATCAGCATGCGGCGCACGAACGGCTCGTTTATGAGCGAATGAAATCGGCTCTCTCTAATGGCGGTGTTGCGCGGCAGGGCTTGCTCATCCCGGCGATTGTGACGCTCGATGCGGACGACGCGGAGCTTCTCGTAGGCCGTGCTGATGAGCTTGCCGAACTCGGTCTGGTGCTCGAGGGATTTGGCGAGGGGGCGGTGGCGGTGCGCGAAACTCCCGCGCTGCTCGGTGAAACCGATATCGACGGTCTGGTTCGAGATCTTGCGGCCGAGATCAGAGCCGATGGGACCGCGCGCTCGCTCAAGGACAGGCTGGACAGCATCGCATCACGGATGGCCTGCCACGGCAGTGTGCGCTCCGGACGGCGGCTTACGGTCGAAGAGATGAATGCGTTGCTGCGCCAGATGGAGGCGACGCCCTATTCGGGTCAGTGCAACCACGGTCGGCCGACGTATGTCGCGCTTAAGCTGTCAGACATCGAACGGCTGTTTGGCCGGCGATAG
- a CDS encoding M16 family metallopeptidase, translating into MRLSTSTRFTALTLLVFSMLALTPEAFAAPSGTRASEFKLSNGMDVVVIPDHRSPVVTHMVWYRVGAGDEVRGKSGIAHFLEHLMFKSTDKIPVGEFSKIVGRLGGQDNAFTGQDATAYFQRVSKDRLGKMMEMEADRMVHLRLDEKEVLTERDVILEERRSRVENNPAALLDEQMNAALYLNDPYGTPVIGWYHEIQQLSRQDALTFYKHYYAPNNAILIVSGDVTDEEVRKLAEETYGKIPNNPDVGAPRHRPSEPPPIGARRIELKDARAGNYSVQRYYTTPSYVTAKPGEAEALDVMMKIVGSGVTSRMYKKLVVESKLASSAAGDYSGSGLDSGTITVYAVAADGVPLPKVEAAIDDVLADVVKNGVTEAELARAKRGFLADYVYESDNQATLARRYGWNLAVGRTVADVENWPEAISKVTAADVKAAAAKYLDLRASVTGYLVPDQSSVAKVEDTAPMPANGELR; encoded by the coding sequence ATGCGTCTTTCGACGTCCACCCGTTTCACAGCTTTAACCCTCCTGGTTTTCTCCATGCTCGCATTGACACCTGAAGCCTTCGCAGCTCCCTCGGGAACGCGCGCCTCCGAGTTCAAGCTTTCGAACGGAATGGACGTGGTCGTCATTCCGGATCACCGCTCGCCGGTTGTTACCCACATGGTTTGGTATCGCGTCGGCGCGGGCGATGAGGTGCGGGGCAAATCCGGCATCGCGCATTTTCTCGAACACCTGATGTTCAAGTCGACGGATAAAATTCCGGTCGGTGAATTCTCGAAGATCGTCGGGCGTCTCGGCGGGCAGGACAACGCCTTCACCGGCCAGGATGCGACCGCATACTTCCAGCGTGTTTCGAAAGATCGCCTCGGGAAGATGATGGAGATGGAGGCCGATCGCATGGTCCACCTTCGTCTCGATGAAAAGGAAGTTCTGACGGAGCGCGATGTCATTCTGGAAGAACGCCGTTCGCGCGTTGAGAACAATCCGGCGGCACTGCTCGACGAGCAGATGAATGCAGCGCTCTATCTCAACGATCCCTATGGAACGCCCGTTATCGGCTGGTATCACGAAATCCAGCAGCTCTCGCGGCAGGATGCGCTGACGTTCTACAAGCATTACTATGCGCCGAATAACGCGATCCTGATCGTCTCGGGCGACGTGACCGATGAAGAAGTGCGCAAGCTCGCGGAAGAAACGTACGGCAAGATTCCGAACAATCCCGACGTCGGCGCTCCTCGGCATCGGCCCAGCGAGCCGCCGCCGATTGGCGCTCGCCGGATCGAGCTTAAAGATGCGCGTGCGGGCAACTATTCGGTGCAACGCTATTACACCACGCCGAGCTACGTAACGGCGAAGCCGGGTGAAGCCGAAGCGCTTGACGTGATGATGAAGATCGTTGGCTCAGGCGTTACGAGCCGCATGTACAAGAAGCTGGTTGTCGAGTCGAAGCTGGCGTCGAGCGCAGCCGGTGATTATTCGGGTTCGGGACTCGATAGCGGTACGATCACCGTTTACGCAGTCGCTGCTGACGGCGTGCCGCTTCCGAAGGTCGAGGCGGCTATCGATGATGTGCTTGCAGATGTCGTCAAGAATGGTGTGACGGAGGCAGAGCTTGCCCGGGCGAAGCGCGGCTTCCTCGCTGACTACGTTTACGAGAGCGACAATCAGGCGACGCTGGCACGACGCTACGGATGGAACCTTGCGGTTGGGCGCACGGTCGCCGACGTCGAGAATTGGCCGGAAGCAATCTCGAAGGTTACCGCGGCGGACGTCAAAGCTGCTGCCGCGAAGTATCTCGATCTTCGCGCGTCTGTGACGGGCTACCTGGTCCCGGATCAAAGCAGCGTTGCGAAAGTCGAAGACACCGCACCCATGCCGGCCAACGGCGAATTGAGGTGA